From the Polaribacter gangjinensis genome, the window TAGACAAAGATGTGGCTCATGCTTGGCTACGTTGGTTTGATTATGCAGTTGGTGCAATTGTTAAAAAATTAAAAGATGAAGGAATTTATGAAAATACATTGATTGTTATTGCTTCAGATCATGGAGATTACAATGGAGGTAAAACTACATTATATGAGGGTGGAACTAAAATACCTCTTATGATGCATTGGCCAAATGGCATAAAACCAAATCAAACTTATGATGAACTTGTTCAAAACATTGATTTTGCACCAACATTTTTAGATTTAGCAGGAGTGAATTTTAAAAAATCTAAAAATGAATTAAATTTTGATGGAGTTAGTCTTAAAAATGTTTTAAATGGAAGTAAGCATCCAGTTCACGAATATTTATTTTTTGAATTGGGTTTCGCTCGTGGTGTAATGACCAAGAATTGGAAATATATTGCTGTGAGGTATGACCAACAAACACAAAGAAACATAGAGAAAGGTATTGAATTTAAAGGTTGGAAAGGCGTTTCATTAAAATATCCATACTATGTTAGAAATGGACATTTAGGGAATTCTGCATCCCAAAATAATGAGCTTTATTTTGAGCCCAATCAACTATTTAACCTTGAAAATGACCCTTATGAAAAAACAAATTTATTTTCTGTAGATAGTACTAAAGCTAAAGAAATGAAAAATGTATTAACTCAGTTTTTAAAATCTTTTAAAGAAAGACCTTTTGGTGAATTTATAAATTAAGATATGTATATGAAAATTAAGATATTCTTATTGCTTGCTTTTTTCTATGTAGCAAATAGTAATGCTCAAAAATTAATTGATACTATAGCTGTAAAATCAGGGGTTTTTGATATTCCTATAAAAATTTTGCTTCCAAAAAATATGACAAAAAGTAAAATGCCGGTATATTTTTTTGTTCACGGTGGTGGTTGGAATGGCGGAACACAAGATAAAGTTCCTCCAGCAACTCTTCCATCTGATGCACCTTTTATTTCAAATCAATTAGGAGTTATTTATGTTGGTTTAGCATACAGATGTAAAGGAAATATTGCAACTTTTGCAGATGCTATAAATGATTTAAAAGCATCCGTAAAATGGTTTATGGATAATTCAGAAATGTTTAATGCAGATGTCACTAGAATAGGTTTTGGTGGCGCATCAGCAGGATCAACTTTAGCAGCAATAATGGCTCAAAAATACCAAAATTCTAGACTTTTTGTTGGTTTGGAAGGGATGTATAATTTAGTAGATCATGATCCCGAAAAATCATCATTTCCTAATAAAGAAGGTAGGGAATTATATGGTTTATCTACAAAAAAACAAAGCAAAAGAGCTTCTGCATTCTATAATTTAAGAAAAAAGCCACCAACTACTTTATTATTCAATGGTAAAGAAGATGCTTTATGCCATTTTTCTCAGACAGAAAATTTTGCTAATAAAATTAAAACTTCTGGAGGTAAAGTAAAAATTATTCTATATGAAAATATTAATCACACTTGTTTAAATCCGTCTTATCCAGAGGTAATGAAAAAAAGTGTTTTGGAAATAGCCAATTTATTTATTGAAGAATTTCAATTAAAAAACACTGATTTAAATGCCATAGAATCTCTTTTGAATCAAAAGTTACATGGAATGACAAAGAAAAACACTATCAATCAAGTAGATATTTTAGGTTCTTGGAAGTTAAATAATATTACAATAAATTTTTATGAAGATGGAAAAGGTACTTTTGTAAATTCTAAAAATAATATTGTAAAAGAATTTTTATTTTCTTTAGAACAAGACACAATTCTTTGTGATTTTAATGGTGAAACTAGAAGCTTTTTCATGCGTGAAAATAATAAAATGATTTATGAGATAAATCTTGTAGATAGAGATTTAAAATATAGAGCATTTAATTATACTAAAACTTAAATTAAAAATGAAAAGGCTATTTTTATGTTTTTCTTTGATACTTTGTCTTTACTCCATTGAAAATTTAGTGTCTCAAAACAAAACACAAAAAAACTTACTATTTATAATTACAGACCAACAAAGGTATGATGCGTTGACAATAGCTGGTAATTTCATAATAAAAACACCCAATTTAGATAGATTGGCAAAAAGTGGTGCTTATTTTAAAAACGCTTATACTCCAGTAGCAGTTTGTGGCCCAGCAAGAGCAAGTATTTTAACAGGGACAACTATAAACACCAATGGTGTAACAACTAATGATAAAACCTATTATTACAATACTGAGCCTGTAATGACCATGAAAACTTTTGATGAAATTTTATCTGAAAAAGGGTATCATACATTCTATTTTGGCAAATGGCACGTATTGACTAATCATGCCAAGGTTTATAAAAACAATAAAAAATATGCAAAAAATGGAAAGTATATATTTGATCATGGTGGACAAAACTACCTATATCAGGACTATTTAGACAGTGTTTTTCCGAAAAGAAATCTTGAAAGAGGTGAACTATTGGATTATTTTTCAAACAGGCCATATGTGCCAGATCCAATAGATGTTAATTTTGGATTAACCTATAAAGATTTAAAAAATAAAAAACCTGAATCACAACCCAATTATCATGGAAAATCTTCCATCCCAACAGAACACACTATCACAGCATTTTATGCAAAAAAAACAATAGATGCAATTGAGAAAATAAAAGACAAACCTTTTAGCATTACAACTTCATTTCACTTCCCGCATGCACCTATGATTCCTTCAGAACCATATCACTCTATGTACAATCCAAACAAAATGATTGTTCCTAAGAGCATTAATGATCAAATGGAAAACTCACCATATAAAAATGCAAATAATCGAGAAAAGTTAACCCAATTTGCTGATAAAGAAAAAATCAAATATATGATTGCCAATTATTACGGATTAATTTCTGAAATTGATTTTTGGGTTGGTAAAATTTTAGATAAATT encodes:
- a CDS encoding alpha/beta hydrolase, whose translation is MKIKIFLLLAFFYVANSNAQKLIDTIAVKSGVFDIPIKILLPKNMTKSKMPVYFFVHGGGWNGGTQDKVPPATLPSDAPFISNQLGVIYVGLAYRCKGNIATFADAINDLKASVKWFMDNSEMFNADVTRIGFGGASAGSTLAAIMAQKYQNSRLFVGLEGMYNLVDHDPEKSSFPNKEGRELYGLSTKKQSKRASAFYNLRKKPPTTLLFNGKEDALCHFSQTENFANKIKTSGGKVKIILYENINHTCLNPSYPEVMKKSVLEIANLFIEEFQLKNTDLNAIESLLNQKLHGMTKKNTINQVDILGSWKLNNITINFYEDGKGTFVNSKNNIVKEFLFSLEQDTILCDFNGETRSFFMRENNKMIYEINLVDRDLKYRAFNYTKT
- a CDS encoding sulfatase-like hydrolase/transferase encodes the protein MKRLFLCFSLILCLYSIENLVSQNKTQKNLLFIITDQQRYDALTIAGNFIIKTPNLDRLAKSGAYFKNAYTPVAVCGPARASILTGTTINTNGVTTNDKTYYYNTEPVMTMKTFDEILSEKGYHTFYFGKWHVLTNHAKVYKNNKKYAKNGKYIFDHGGQNYLYQDYLDSVFPKRNLERGELLDYFSNRPYVPDPIDVNFGLTYKDLKNKKPESQPNYHGKSSIPTEHTITAFYAKKTIDAIEKIKDKPFSITTSFHFPHAPMIPSEPYHSMYNPNKMIVPKSINDQMENSPYKNANNREKLTQFADKEKIKYMIANYYGLISEIDFWVGKILDKLEETNLTENTLIIFTSDHGEMLGAHGMREKNVFYEESSHVPLLISMPSEIPGNTKVDGYVSNVDLFATIIDYLKVGNYKSDGQSLRDLIENKETNHGKYVVTEWDYRGPTAPNYMIVKDGWKMMIPYTEDSKVLDALYNLKDDPFEMNNLLGKNPNKNRYADIVADLKNDLLLWLQKNNSKHYQGVLKRKLI